Proteins encoded by one window of Perca fluviatilis chromosome 13, GENO_Pfluv_1.0, whole genome shotgun sequence:
- the LOC120571188 gene encoding sodium-driven chloride bicarbonate exchanger-like isoform X2 produces MDGQNEGEHVLTGLDEEALVDHGKTSFTTHTNYESEDLESHRAVYVGVHVPLGRESKRRHRHRGHKHHRKKKERDSEEGKEDGRDSPTYDTPSQRVQFILGTEDDDLEHVSHDLFTELDELSFRDGNASEWKETARWLKFEEDVEDGGERWSKPYVATLSLHSLFELRSCILNGTVMLDMRANSIEEIAGMLIDSMVASGQLKEDLREKVREAMLKKHHHQNERKLSNRIPLVRSIADIGKKHSDPLLLERNGEGLSSSRLSLYKPGSASSVSNLSQRRESRVSILFNHLLPSSSSNTGQAPGPQLLTTPQNTPAAFRHSSQTLGADLGPRGIPEVVVSPPEDDDPPNSAEEEGASPELSRRASSASQGFELLPLEGSTVSPNSVPNNLDGSKAVERRPSKVGVSRESSSVDFSKVDMNFMKKIPPGAEASNVLVGEVDFLEKPITAFVRLSPAVLITGLTEVPVPTRFLFLLLGPRGKGPQYHEIGRSMATLMTDEIFHDVAYKAKDRTDLLSGIDEFLDQVTVLPPGEWDPTIRIEPPKNVPSQMKRKRPSQPNGTASPAGELEKDEDHHAGPELQRTGRIFGGLVLDIKRKLPFYWSDIRDSLSLQCLASVLFLYCACMSPVITFGGLLGEATKGNISAIESLFGASLTGVAYSLFAGQPLTILGSTGPVLVFEKILFRFCTDYGLSYLSLRTSIGLWTAFLCLVLVATDASSLVCYITRFTEEAFASLICIIFIYEALEKLFHLGEHYPVNTHNNLDNLTLYSCQCSPPVNASDQLMQEWNRTGYSPDSIQWSNLNVSMCKTLRGEFVGTACGHHGPYIPDVLFWSIILFFTTFFLSSFFKQFKTERYFPTRVRSTISDFAVFITIMIMVLVDYLMGIPSPKLNVPDRFEPTSKNRGWLMDPLGENPWWTLLVAALPALLCTILIFMDQQITAVIINRKEHKLQKGCGYHLDLLIVAVMLGVCSIMGLPWFVAATVLSISHVNSLKVESGCSAPGEQPKFLGIREQRVTGFMIFVLMGCSVFMTSALKFIPMPVLYGVFLYMGVSSLKGIQFFDRIKLFGMPSKHQPDLIYLRYVPLWKVHIFTLVQLTCLVLLWVIKASSAAVVFPMMVLALVFIRKLLDFFFTKRELSWLDDLIPESKKKKEDDKKKKEREKLASNAVFNQEEETRLHEEEALALKDSFDGLDRLKIPVKALSGSSDSDPLVVNISDETDKTAAWTAVNSSAESCVPPVKRSESQEKVACVRVDVSPETPGGGSTTESFL; encoded by the exons ATGGACGGACAGAATGAAGGGGAGCATGTGCTTacg GGTCTAGATGAGGAGGCACTAGTTGACCATGGGAAGACCAGCTTCACCACTCACACAAACTATGAATCGGAAGATTTGGAAA GCCACAGAGCAGTGTACGTAGGCGTCCATGTTCCTCTTGGAAGGGAGAGCAAACGGAGGCATCGCCACCGAGGACACAAACACCAccgaaagaagaaagagagagactctgAGGAGGGGAAGGAAGATGGCAGGGATTCCCCCACTTATG ACACACCATCCCAGCGGGTCCAGTTTATTTTAGGTACAGAGGACGATGACCTCGAGCACGTCTCCCATGACCTCTTCACCGAGCTGGACGAGCTCTCCTTCAGAGACGGCAATGCCAGTGAATGGAAGGAGACTGCCAG ATGGTTGAAGTTTGAAGAGGATGTGGAAGACGGTGGGGAGAGGTGGAGTAAGCCCTATGTGGCTACATTGTCACTACACAGCTTATTTGAACTGCGCAGCTGCATACTCAACGGCACAGTCATGCTTGATATGAGGGCCAACAGCATCGAGGAAATTGCAG GCATGCTGATAGACAGCATGGTGGCATCAGGCCAGCTGAAGGAGGATTTGCGTGAAAAGGTGCGGGAAGCCATGCTGAAGAAACACCACCACCAGAATGAGAGAAAACTCAGCAATCGCATCCCTCTGGTGCGCTCGATTGCTGACATAGGCAAGAAACATTCAGACCCACTCTTACTTGAACGAAACG GAGAGGGCCTGTCCTCTtcacgtctctctctctacaaGCCAGGGTCCGCCTCCTCTGTCTCCAACCTCTCCCAGAGACGAGAGTCCAGAGTCTCCATCCTGTTCAACCATCTCctgccctcctcttcctccaacaCTGGGCAAGCCCCAGGCCCCCAACTCCTCACCACCCCTCAAAATACCCCCGCTGCCTTCCGGCACTCCTCCCAAACCCTTGGTGCAGACCTCGGCCCTCGAGGCATCCCTGAAGTGGTGGTATCCCCTCCTGAGGATGACGACCCACCAAACTCTGCAGAAGAAGAGGGAGCATCACCTGAGCTCAGCCGGCGAGCATCCTCGGCATCCCAGGGCTTCGAGCTGCTGCCCTTAGAAG GTTCAACGGTGTCTCCGAACTCTGTCCCAAACAACCTGGATGGCAGCAAAGCAGTGGAGAGGAGACCATCCAAAGTAGGGGTCAGTAGAGAAAGCAGCAGTGTCGACTTCAGCAAG GTGGACATGAATTTCATGAAAAAGATTCCTCCAGGTGCTGAAGCTTCCAACGTACTGGTGGGAGAAGTGGACTTCCTGGAGAAGCCCATAACTGCCTTTGTACGACTGTCCCCTGCAGTCCTTATCACAGGCCTCACAGAGGTGCCTGTGCCCACGAG GTTTCTTTTCCTGCTTTTGGGTCCTCGTGGCAAAGGGCCCCAGTACCATGAGATTGGCAGATCCATGGCCACATTAATGACAGATGAG ATTTTCCATGATGTGGCATACAAGGCCAAAGACAGAACAGATCTCCTCTCGGGAATAGACGAGTTCCTTGATCAAGTGACTGTTCTGCCTCCTGGAGAATGGGACCCCACAATCCGGATTGAGCCCCCCAAGAATGTCCCATCTCAG ATGAAGAGGAAGAGACCGTCCCAACCCAACGGCACTGCATCTCCAGCTGGAGAGCTGGAAAAAGATGAGGACCACCACGCAGGGCCTGAGCTGCAGAGGACCGGGAG GATATTTGGAGGTCTGGTCCTGGACATCAAGCGGAAGTTGCCGTTTTACTGGAGTGACATCAGAGACTCCCTCAGTCTGCAGTGTCTAGCCTCCGTCTTGTTTCTCTACTGTGCCTGCATGTCCCCTGTCATCACATTTGGAGGTCTGCTTGGGGAGGCAACAAAAGGCAACATA AGTGCCATAGAGTCTCTGTTTGGGGCCTCACTGACAGGAGTGGCATACTCCCTCTTTGCAGGCCAGCCCCTCACTATTCTTGGCAGCACGGGCCCTGTTTTAGTGTTTGAGAAGATCCTCTTCAGGTTCTGCAC TGACTATGGCCTGTCCTACCTGTCGCTGCGGACCAGCATTGGTCTGTGGACAGCCTTCCTGTGTCTGGTCCTGGTGGCCACAGATGCTAGCTCCTTGGTCTGCTACATAACCCGATTCACAGAGGAGGCCTTCGCTTCGCTTATCTGCATCATCTTCATCTACGAGGCTCTAGAGAAGCTCTTTCACCTTGGAGAACACTACCCTGTCAACACGCACAACAACTTGGACAATCTTACCCTGTATTC GTGTCAGTGCTCTCCACCAGTCAATGCCTCAGATCAGCTCATGCAGGAGTGGAACCGGACAGGATACAGCCCAGACTCTATCCAATGGAGCAACCTCAATGTTTCG ATGTGTAAAACACTCCGTGGGGAGTTTGTGGGTACTGCCTGCGGTCATCATGGGCCCTACATCCCAGATGTTCTCTTCTGGTCCATCATCCTCTTCTTCACCACCTTCTTtctgtcttccttttttaagcaGTTCAAGACCGAGAGATATTTTCCCACCAGG GTGCGGTCCACTATCAGCGACTTTGCTGTGTTTATAACCATCATGATCATGGTGTTGGTGGACTATCTAATGGGGATCCCCTCGCCTAAACTTAATGTCCCTGACCGCTTTGAG CCAACTTCAAAGAACAGAGGCTGGCTGATGGACCCGTTAGGAGAAAATCCCTGGTGGACACTGCTGGTGGCAGCACTTCCTGCCCTGCTCTGCACCATCCTCATCTTTATGGACCAGCAGATCACTGCAGTCATCATCAACCGCAAGGAGCACAAGCTCCAG AAAGGCTGTGGCTATCACCTGGATTTGCTGATAGTGGCAGTAATGCTGGGCGTGTGCTCCATTATGGGCCTGCCATGGTTTGTGGCTGCTACCGTCCTCTCCATCTCCCACGTTAACAGCCTGAAGGTGGAGTCTGGCTGCTCCGCTCCAGGAGAGCAACCCAAGTTTTTGGGCATCAGGGAGCAGCGGGTCACTGGATTCATGATCTTTGTCCTCATGGGTTGTTCTGTTTTCATGACATCGGCGCTCAAG TTCATTCCTATGCCAGTCCTATATGGAGTCTTTCTCTACATGGGTGTCTCTTCCCTCAAAGGCATTCAA TTCTTTGACAGAATCAAGCTGTTCGGCATGCCTTCCAAGCACCAGCCTGATCTGATCTATCTGCGCTATGTGCCGCTGTGGAAGGTCCATATCTTCACCCTGGTGCAGCTCACCTGTTTGGTGCTGCTCTGGGTCATCAAGGCCTCTTCAGCAGCTGTTGTATTCCCCATGATG GTTCTGGCGCTGGTCTTTATTCGAAAGCTACTAGACTTTTTCTTCACAAAGAGAGAGCTGAGCTGGCTAGATGACTTGATACCAGAAagcaagaagaagaaagaggacgacaagaagaagaaagaacgAGAAAAGCTG GCCTCCAATGCTGTTTTCAATCAGGAAGAAGAGACCAGACTGCACGAAGAGGAGGCGTTGGCACTGAAGGACAGCTTTGACGGCTTGGACCGGCTCAAAATCCCGGTGAAAGCACTTTCAGGGAG TTCTGATTCTGACCCCTTGGTTGTAAATATCTCTGATGAAACGGACAAAACCGCAGCGTGGACAGCCGTGAACTCGAGTGCAGAGTCATGTGTCCCACCTGTCAAGCGTAGTGAAAG CCAGGAGAAGGTGGCCTGCGTTAGAGTCGACGTCAGCCCAGAAACACCAGGAGGGGGTTCTACTACCGAGTCCTTCCTGTGA
- the LOC120571188 gene encoding sodium-driven chloride bicarbonate exchanger-like isoform X1 has translation MDEPSEQMRPLLRTGLDEEALVDHGKTSFTTHTNYESEDLESHRAVYVGVHVPLGRESKRRHRHRGHKHHRKKKERDSEEGKEDGRDSPTYDTPSQRVQFILGTEDDDLEHVSHDLFTELDELSFRDGNASEWKETARWLKFEEDVEDGGERWSKPYVATLSLHSLFELRSCILNGTVMLDMRANSIEEIAGMLIDSMVASGQLKEDLREKVREAMLKKHHHQNERKLSNRIPLVRSIADIGKKHSDPLLLERNGEGLSSSRLSLYKPGSASSVSNLSQRRESRVSILFNHLLPSSSSNTGQAPGPQLLTTPQNTPAAFRHSSQTLGADLGPRGIPEVVVSPPEDDDPPNSAEEEGASPELSRRASSASQGFELLPLEGSTVSPNSVPNNLDGSKAVERRPSKVGVSRESSSVDFSKVDMNFMKKIPPGAEASNVLVGEVDFLEKPITAFVRLSPAVLITGLTEVPVPTRFLFLLLGPRGKGPQYHEIGRSMATLMTDEIFHDVAYKAKDRTDLLSGIDEFLDQVTVLPPGEWDPTIRIEPPKNVPSQMKRKRPSQPNGTASPAGELEKDEDHHAGPELQRTGRIFGGLVLDIKRKLPFYWSDIRDSLSLQCLASVLFLYCACMSPVITFGGLLGEATKGNISAIESLFGASLTGVAYSLFAGQPLTILGSTGPVLVFEKILFRFCTDYGLSYLSLRTSIGLWTAFLCLVLVATDASSLVCYITRFTEEAFASLICIIFIYEALEKLFHLGEHYPVNTHNNLDNLTLYSCQCSPPVNASDQLMQEWNRTGYSPDSIQWSNLNVSMCKTLRGEFVGTACGHHGPYIPDVLFWSIILFFTTFFLSSFFKQFKTERYFPTRVRSTISDFAVFITIMIMVLVDYLMGIPSPKLNVPDRFEPTSKNRGWLMDPLGENPWWTLLVAALPALLCTILIFMDQQITAVIINRKEHKLQKGCGYHLDLLIVAVMLGVCSIMGLPWFVAATVLSISHVNSLKVESGCSAPGEQPKFLGIREQRVTGFMIFVLMGCSVFMTSALKFIPMPVLYGVFLYMGVSSLKGIQFFDRIKLFGMPSKHQPDLIYLRYVPLWKVHIFTLVQLTCLVLLWVIKASSAAVVFPMMVLALVFIRKLLDFFFTKRELSWLDDLIPESKKKKEDDKKKKEREKLASNAVFNQEEETRLHEEEALALKDSFDGLDRLKIPVKALSGSSDSDPLVVNISDETDKTAAWTAVNSSAESCVPPVKRSESQEKVACVRVDVSPETPGGGSTTESFL, from the exons GGTCTAGATGAGGAGGCACTAGTTGACCATGGGAAGACCAGCTTCACCACTCACACAAACTATGAATCGGAAGATTTGGAAA GCCACAGAGCAGTGTACGTAGGCGTCCATGTTCCTCTTGGAAGGGAGAGCAAACGGAGGCATCGCCACCGAGGACACAAACACCAccgaaagaagaaagagagagactctgAGGAGGGGAAGGAAGATGGCAGGGATTCCCCCACTTATG ACACACCATCCCAGCGGGTCCAGTTTATTTTAGGTACAGAGGACGATGACCTCGAGCACGTCTCCCATGACCTCTTCACCGAGCTGGACGAGCTCTCCTTCAGAGACGGCAATGCCAGTGAATGGAAGGAGACTGCCAG ATGGTTGAAGTTTGAAGAGGATGTGGAAGACGGTGGGGAGAGGTGGAGTAAGCCCTATGTGGCTACATTGTCACTACACAGCTTATTTGAACTGCGCAGCTGCATACTCAACGGCACAGTCATGCTTGATATGAGGGCCAACAGCATCGAGGAAATTGCAG GCATGCTGATAGACAGCATGGTGGCATCAGGCCAGCTGAAGGAGGATTTGCGTGAAAAGGTGCGGGAAGCCATGCTGAAGAAACACCACCACCAGAATGAGAGAAAACTCAGCAATCGCATCCCTCTGGTGCGCTCGATTGCTGACATAGGCAAGAAACATTCAGACCCACTCTTACTTGAACGAAACG GAGAGGGCCTGTCCTCTtcacgtctctctctctacaaGCCAGGGTCCGCCTCCTCTGTCTCCAACCTCTCCCAGAGACGAGAGTCCAGAGTCTCCATCCTGTTCAACCATCTCctgccctcctcttcctccaacaCTGGGCAAGCCCCAGGCCCCCAACTCCTCACCACCCCTCAAAATACCCCCGCTGCCTTCCGGCACTCCTCCCAAACCCTTGGTGCAGACCTCGGCCCTCGAGGCATCCCTGAAGTGGTGGTATCCCCTCCTGAGGATGACGACCCACCAAACTCTGCAGAAGAAGAGGGAGCATCACCTGAGCTCAGCCGGCGAGCATCCTCGGCATCCCAGGGCTTCGAGCTGCTGCCCTTAGAAG GTTCAACGGTGTCTCCGAACTCTGTCCCAAACAACCTGGATGGCAGCAAAGCAGTGGAGAGGAGACCATCCAAAGTAGGGGTCAGTAGAGAAAGCAGCAGTGTCGACTTCAGCAAG GTGGACATGAATTTCATGAAAAAGATTCCTCCAGGTGCTGAAGCTTCCAACGTACTGGTGGGAGAAGTGGACTTCCTGGAGAAGCCCATAACTGCCTTTGTACGACTGTCCCCTGCAGTCCTTATCACAGGCCTCACAGAGGTGCCTGTGCCCACGAG GTTTCTTTTCCTGCTTTTGGGTCCTCGTGGCAAAGGGCCCCAGTACCATGAGATTGGCAGATCCATGGCCACATTAATGACAGATGAG ATTTTCCATGATGTGGCATACAAGGCCAAAGACAGAACAGATCTCCTCTCGGGAATAGACGAGTTCCTTGATCAAGTGACTGTTCTGCCTCCTGGAGAATGGGACCCCACAATCCGGATTGAGCCCCCCAAGAATGTCCCATCTCAG ATGAAGAGGAAGAGACCGTCCCAACCCAACGGCACTGCATCTCCAGCTGGAGAGCTGGAAAAAGATGAGGACCACCACGCAGGGCCTGAGCTGCAGAGGACCGGGAG GATATTTGGAGGTCTGGTCCTGGACATCAAGCGGAAGTTGCCGTTTTACTGGAGTGACATCAGAGACTCCCTCAGTCTGCAGTGTCTAGCCTCCGTCTTGTTTCTCTACTGTGCCTGCATGTCCCCTGTCATCACATTTGGAGGTCTGCTTGGGGAGGCAACAAAAGGCAACATA AGTGCCATAGAGTCTCTGTTTGGGGCCTCACTGACAGGAGTGGCATACTCCCTCTTTGCAGGCCAGCCCCTCACTATTCTTGGCAGCACGGGCCCTGTTTTAGTGTTTGAGAAGATCCTCTTCAGGTTCTGCAC TGACTATGGCCTGTCCTACCTGTCGCTGCGGACCAGCATTGGTCTGTGGACAGCCTTCCTGTGTCTGGTCCTGGTGGCCACAGATGCTAGCTCCTTGGTCTGCTACATAACCCGATTCACAGAGGAGGCCTTCGCTTCGCTTATCTGCATCATCTTCATCTACGAGGCTCTAGAGAAGCTCTTTCACCTTGGAGAACACTACCCTGTCAACACGCACAACAACTTGGACAATCTTACCCTGTATTC GTGTCAGTGCTCTCCACCAGTCAATGCCTCAGATCAGCTCATGCAGGAGTGGAACCGGACAGGATACAGCCCAGACTCTATCCAATGGAGCAACCTCAATGTTTCG ATGTGTAAAACACTCCGTGGGGAGTTTGTGGGTACTGCCTGCGGTCATCATGGGCCCTACATCCCAGATGTTCTCTTCTGGTCCATCATCCTCTTCTTCACCACCTTCTTtctgtcttccttttttaagcaGTTCAAGACCGAGAGATATTTTCCCACCAGG GTGCGGTCCACTATCAGCGACTTTGCTGTGTTTATAACCATCATGATCATGGTGTTGGTGGACTATCTAATGGGGATCCCCTCGCCTAAACTTAATGTCCCTGACCGCTTTGAG CCAACTTCAAAGAACAGAGGCTGGCTGATGGACCCGTTAGGAGAAAATCCCTGGTGGACACTGCTGGTGGCAGCACTTCCTGCCCTGCTCTGCACCATCCTCATCTTTATGGACCAGCAGATCACTGCAGTCATCATCAACCGCAAGGAGCACAAGCTCCAG AAAGGCTGTGGCTATCACCTGGATTTGCTGATAGTGGCAGTAATGCTGGGCGTGTGCTCCATTATGGGCCTGCCATGGTTTGTGGCTGCTACCGTCCTCTCCATCTCCCACGTTAACAGCCTGAAGGTGGAGTCTGGCTGCTCCGCTCCAGGAGAGCAACCCAAGTTTTTGGGCATCAGGGAGCAGCGGGTCACTGGATTCATGATCTTTGTCCTCATGGGTTGTTCTGTTTTCATGACATCGGCGCTCAAG TTCATTCCTATGCCAGTCCTATATGGAGTCTTTCTCTACATGGGTGTCTCTTCCCTCAAAGGCATTCAA TTCTTTGACAGAATCAAGCTGTTCGGCATGCCTTCCAAGCACCAGCCTGATCTGATCTATCTGCGCTATGTGCCGCTGTGGAAGGTCCATATCTTCACCCTGGTGCAGCTCACCTGTTTGGTGCTGCTCTGGGTCATCAAGGCCTCTTCAGCAGCTGTTGTATTCCCCATGATG GTTCTGGCGCTGGTCTTTATTCGAAAGCTACTAGACTTTTTCTTCACAAAGAGAGAGCTGAGCTGGCTAGATGACTTGATACCAGAAagcaagaagaagaaagaggacgacaagaagaagaaagaacgAGAAAAGCTG GCCTCCAATGCTGTTTTCAATCAGGAAGAAGAGACCAGACTGCACGAAGAGGAGGCGTTGGCACTGAAGGACAGCTTTGACGGCTTGGACCGGCTCAAAATCCCGGTGAAAGCACTTTCAGGGAG TTCTGATTCTGACCCCTTGGTTGTAAATATCTCTGATGAAACGGACAAAACCGCAGCGTGGACAGCCGTGAACTCGAGTGCAGAGTCATGTGTCCCACCTGTCAAGCGTAGTGAAAG CCAGGAGAAGGTGGCCTGCGTTAGAGTCGACGTCAGCCCAGAAACACCAGGAGGGGGTTCTACTACCGAGTCCTTCCTGTGA